The following nucleotide sequence is from Halorussus caseinilyticus.
CTGATAGACCGTCCCCGATTCGACCCGCGAGGACCGCAGGGCGTCGAGTCTGGGCCGCAGGTCGGCGCGAACGGCGGCCACGGCCGCCGTTCGCTCGCCCCACGCGAAGTCGGCGGGCACGTCGCGGGTGGCGTCGTGGACCGCCCGCCCGAGGAGTCGCTCGGCGTTCCTGCCGGGGGAGTCGTACTCCGCGCTCGCGGTCACGTCGGCGTGGTAACCCAACTGGAGGTACGCGACCACGACCGGCGCGAGGGCGACGGCGACCAGCGCCGCCGCCGCGAGGACGAGTTGGGCGCGCTCTCCGGCGGGCGGGCGGTCGGCCCCCGGCGCACGCCGGGTCACGCGTACCACACCCGAATCGTCACGTCGCCGTGAGCGGTGGTCACGCTGGCCGTCCCAATCGCCACGCCCGCGGGTTTCCGGAATCCGACCGCGCCGTGGGGCGTCCGGACCCGGAACATGAGGTTGTCGGGCAGGATGCGCGCGACCCGCCGACGCAGGGCCGACCGCTCGCGGTCGAAGGCGTCGGGCGAGCGCACGACCTCCGAGAGTCGGGTCGCGCCGCCGTGTCGCGGCGGTTCGCCCGCGAGGACGGTGGCGGCGTCCTCGGCGTAGAGGTCCAACTGGGCGGCCCTGCCGTCGGGCGGCGAGACGCCGAGCGCGAACCCCATCGCCACCGCCAGAATCAGGACGACGCCGATTCCGGCCTCCACCACCGACAGCGAGAGTTGGCCACGCGGCGTCCGCGCGCGGACGCCGCGGGCGCGTTCGTCACTCATCCACCGTCACCGCCAGCA
It contains:
- a CDS encoding DUF7262 family protein; protein product: MSDERARGVRARTPRGQLSLSVVEAGIGVVLILAVAMGFALGVSPPDGRAAQLDLYAEDAATVLAGEPPRHGGATRLSEVVRSPDAFDRERSALRRRVARILPDNLMFRVRTPHGAVGFRKPAGVAIGTASVTTAHGDVTIRVWYA
- a CDS encoding DUF7261 family protein, translating into MVRVTRRAPGADRPPAGERAQLVLAAAALVAVALAPVVVAYLQLGYHADVTASAEYDSPGRNAERLLGRAVHDATRDVPADFAWGERTAAVAAVRADLRPRLDALRSSRVESGTVYQVSYNRSAAEAWRDSSCPGGPNRQFGPCEARRGVVVQNRAGRTHVLAVAFDVRVVSEESEMALTLVVEGVE